The proteins below are encoded in one region of Coriobacteriia bacterium:
- a CDS encoding PLP-dependent aminotransferase family protein: MGTARIVFDRWSDRYSDCINGVRSSAVRDLFAAASRPDMISLSGGMPAVDLVPADAVARAAHDAVLQEGIAALQYGGSDGRPQIRQLVTELMAEIGVRLKPEDVLITAGAQQGLDLLAKAFINSGDVIITEGPTYVGALQAFSAYQPDVRCIPMDDDGMRMDLLEAELAKLGARGAKFIYTIPNFQNPAGVTMSPERRRRLLELAREYDIPVVEDDPYGRLRFDGGHMKPLRSLDDEVIYLGTFSKIFAPGLRLGWVTAPKPILAKVLLVKQAADLCGSNFAQCTAERYFQGTRWRRTLQALTRTYAERRDAMCNALAEHFPPEARWTKPDGGFFVWVELPTYVDCATMLAEAVERGVTYAPGDGFYPDGETGKNCMRLAFCYAAPEQIEEAIRRLAEVIEDRLELYRAFIAAGALLPREEGAA, from the coding sequence ATGGGTACTGCCAGAATCGTGTTCGACAGGTGGTCCGATCGCTACTCGGACTGCATCAACGGAGTCCGCAGCAGCGCGGTGCGCGACCTGTTTGCCGCCGCGTCGCGTCCCGACATGATCTCGCTCTCCGGCGGGATGCCCGCCGTGGATCTCGTGCCCGCTGACGCGGTCGCACGGGCGGCTCACGACGCGGTCCTGCAGGAGGGGATCGCCGCACTCCAGTACGGCGGAAGCGATGGCCGCCCCCAGATCCGCCAGCTCGTCACCGAGCTCATGGCCGAGATCGGCGTGCGCCTCAAGCCCGAGGACGTACTGATCACAGCTGGTGCGCAGCAGGGTCTCGATCTTCTTGCAAAAGCGTTCATCAACTCGGGCGACGTCATCATCACGGAAGGGCCCACGTACGTGGGCGCTCTCCAAGCGTTCAGTGCGTATCAACCCGACGTTCGCTGCATCCCGATGGACGACGATGGCATGCGCATGGACCTGCTCGAAGCCGAACTCGCGAAACTCGGCGCGCGCGGCGCCAAGTTCATCTACACCATTCCGAACTTCCAGAACCCCGCCGGCGTCACGATGTCGCCGGAGCGCCGCCGTCGCCTGCTCGAACTCGCGCGCGAGTACGACATCCCCGTTGTCGAGGACGACCCGTACGGCCGCCTGCGCTTCGATGGCGGCCACATGAAGCCGCTGCGCTCCCTCGACGACGAGGTCATCTACCTTGGAACGTTCTCGAAGATCTTCGCACCGGGCCTGCGTCTCGGATGGGTGACCGCGCCCAAGCCGATTCTCGCCAAGGTGTTGCTGGTCAAGCAGGCCGCCGATCTATGCGGAAGCAACTTCGCGCAGTGCACCGCCGAGCGCTACTTCCAAGGCACCCGCTGGCGCCGCACGCTCCAAGCTCTCACGCGCACGTACGCCGAGCGGCGCGACGCGATGTGCAACGCGCTTGCGGAGCACTTCCCGCCCGAGGCGCGCTGGACCAAGCCGGACGGAGGCTTCTTCGTCTGGGTCGAGCTGCCAACGTATGTCGACTGCGCCACAATGCTTGCCGAGGCGGTCGAGCGCGGTGTGACCTACGCGCCGGGTGACGGCTTCTACCCGGACGGCGAGACGGGCAAGAACTGCATGCGGCTGGCCTTCTGCTACGCTGCCCCGGAGCAGATCGAGGAGGCCATTCGGCGCCTCGCCGAGGTCATCGAAGATCGACTTGAGCTGTATCGCGCATTCATCGCGGCGGGGGCCCTGCTGCCGCGCGAAGAGGGGGCGGCATGA
- a CDS encoding UPF0182 family protein, translating to MAAPRGRSTLPIAITIVGAVLLFIVLPLITWFSSVWIDFLWFADLGQKSVFLTRIWSELAIGAVFAAMTFVVLYVNMRVARKMAPRATPVAVPNNVPEQFAVVLQAIRTNMGPILDRAILWGSLILAFLNGLGMAAQWQTFRLALNAVPFGYVDPQFGKDVSFFVFLLPAFTALADWAMGLLILTTILTAAVHVADGAIQPWARFKGFAPHVKAHLSVLAAFIVAVWGFQYWIDIYKLDFSVTGQIIGAGYTDVHAQLPAYWILIGVSAVTAIALLLNIRYKGWRLPLTALAVWVAAGILLGVAWPALTQAFIVSPNEQVLEAPYISRNIAMTRTAFGLNDVKGQSFPADESLTATGVISDPQTIQNVRLWDPKVVGQSYAQLQSIRPYYEFPDVDVDRYVINGVEQQVLVSAREMNSSSLPAASQTWVNQHLAYTHGFGLVMSPVNSADSRGLPQFIIGDIPPTTTSDLKITEPRIYFGEATTDYAIVDTKSQEFDYPQGETNAYNTYKGKGGVPVGNLAQRLAWAIDLGSTDLFLSPAVGSNSRVLMRRDLMTRLKTLAPFLTFENDAYPVLVNGRILWVIDGYTSTDSFPYSEGLPNDPSTTYLRNSVKVTVDAFDGTTTFYAFDKTDPILQAWRKVFPSLVVDGDKIPQDVRDHFRYPQGIFEAQAEIYRTYHMTDPRVFYNKEDQWELPGERIGKTVEPFYVLMKLPGQTAEHFYLMQPYTPRNRDNMIGWVAANSDPGSYGERTVYLFPKDRVVLGPQQVSARIEQDSVISPQLSLWRQGGSQVLLGNMLVLPIKNSIVYIQPLYLQADTTAIPELTRVIVAYSDKVEMEATLQDALMKVFGQQAPSTASDGSTTATGTPLPAATTGDAALAQQLYLDATKAQRAGDWATYGAKITELGKVLERLASARGSKAATATK from the coding sequence ATGGCTGCACCACGAGGTCGCTCGACGCTGCCCATCGCCATCACGATCGTTGGCGCGGTGCTCCTTTTCATTGTTCTGCCGCTCATCACGTGGTTCTCAAGTGTCTGGATAGACTTCTTGTGGTTCGCCGATCTGGGGCAGAAGAGCGTGTTCCTGACGCGAATCTGGTCCGAGCTTGCGATCGGCGCGGTCTTCGCAGCGATGACCTTCGTCGTTCTCTACGTGAACATGCGCGTGGCCCGCAAGATGGCGCCACGTGCCACCCCCGTGGCGGTTCCCAACAACGTGCCCGAGCAGTTCGCGGTCGTGCTTCAGGCCATTCGCACCAACATGGGGCCGATCCTGGATCGCGCGATTCTCTGGGGCTCGCTGATACTGGCGTTCCTCAACGGGCTGGGCATGGCCGCGCAGTGGCAGACGTTTCGCCTCGCGCTGAACGCCGTCCCGTTCGGCTACGTCGACCCGCAGTTTGGCAAGGACGTCAGCTTCTTCGTCTTTCTGCTGCCGGCGTTCACCGCGTTGGCCGACTGGGCGATGGGTCTGCTCATCCTGACCACGATTCTGACGGCCGCCGTGCACGTCGCCGACGGGGCTATCCAGCCCTGGGCGCGGTTCAAGGGATTCGCGCCGCATGTCAAGGCGCACCTGTCGGTTCTGGCGGCGTTCATCGTCGCGGTGTGGGGCTTCCAGTACTGGATCGACATCTACAAGCTCGACTTCTCGGTGACCGGGCAGATCATCGGCGCTGGCTACACTGACGTCCACGCGCAGTTGCCCGCGTACTGGATCCTGATTGGCGTGTCGGCGGTCACGGCCATCGCGCTACTCCTCAACATCCGCTACAAGGGCTGGCGCCTGCCGCTGACCGCCCTTGCCGTGTGGGTGGCTGCCGGTATTCTGCTCGGAGTCGCGTGGCCAGCGCTCACCCAGGCGTTCATCGTCAGCCCCAACGAGCAGGTGCTCGAAGCGCCCTACATCTCGCGCAACATCGCCATGACGCGGACCGCCTTTGGCCTGAACGACGTGAAAGGCCAGAGCTTTCCCGCCGATGAGAGTCTGACGGCGACCGGGGTGATCTCGGACCCCCAGACGATCCAGAACGTGCGCCTGTGGGACCCCAAGGTCGTCGGACAGTCCTACGCGCAGCTGCAGTCGATCCGGCCGTACTACGAGTTCCCGGACGTCGACGTCGACCGCTACGTGATCAACGGCGTCGAGCAGCAAGTGCTGGTCTCGGCGAGGGAGATGAACTCCTCGTCGCTGCCCGCGGCTTCGCAGACCTGGGTCAACCAACACCTCGCGTATACGCACGGGTTCGGACTGGTGATGAGCCCTGTGAACTCGGCTGACTCGCGCGGATTGCCGCAGTTCATCATCGGCGACATCCCGCCGACAACCACCAGCGACCTGAAGATCACCGAGCCGCGCATCTACTTCGGTGAGGCGACCACGGACTACGCCATCGTCGACACCAAGTCCCAAGAGTTCGACTATCCGCAGGGCGAGACCAACGCGTACAACACCTACAAAGGGAAGGGCGGCGTGCCGGTTGGAAACCTGGCGCAGCGCCTCGCGTGGGCCATCGACCTCGGCTCGACCGACCTGTTCCTGTCGCCGGCGGTCGGCTCGAACAGCCGAGTCCTGATGCGCCGAGACCTGATGACGCGCCTCAAGACGCTGGCGCCGTTCCTGACCTTCGAGAACGACGCGTATCCCGTCCTGGTGAACGGCCGCATTCTTTGGGTGATCGACGGATACACGAGCACCGACTCGTTCCCGTACTCCGAGGGGCTGCCCAACGACCCGTCAACCACCTACCTGCGCAACTCGGTCAAGGTCACGGTCGACGCGTTCGACGGCACGACAACCTTCTACGCCTTCGACAAGACCGACCCGATACTGCAGGCGTGGCGCAAGGTCTTTCCTTCGCTGGTCGTCGACGGCGACAAGATCCCGCAGGACGTGCGCGACCACTTCCGCTACCCGCAGGGCATCTTCGAAGCGCAGGCCGAGATCTACCGCACCTACCACATGACCGATCCGCGCGTCTTCTACAACAAGGAAGACCAGTGGGAGCTTCCGGGCGAGCGGATCGGCAAGACCGTCGAACCGTTCTACGTCCTCATGAAGCTGCCGGGCCAGACCGCCGAGCACTTCTACCTGATGCAGCCCTACACGCCCAGAAACCGTGACAACATGATCGGCTGGGTCGCAGCCAACTCAGATCCGGGGAGCTACGGCGAGCGAACCGTCTACCTGTTCCCCAAGGATCGCGTGGTTCTCGGCCCGCAGCAGGTGAGCGCGCGAATCGAGCAGGACTCCGTGATTTCGCCGCAACTCTCGCTGTGGCGGCAGGGCGGCAGCCAGGTGCTGCTCGGCAACATGCTGGTTCTGCCGATCAAGAACTCCATCGTCTACATCCAACCCCTGTACCTGCAGGCCGACACGACGGCCATCCCCGAACTCACCCGCGTGATCGTTGCGTACTCGGACAAGGTTGAGATGGAAGCGACCCTGCAAGACGCGCTGATGAAGGTGTTCGGGCAGCAGGCGCCTTCGACGGCGTCGGACGGCTCGACTACTGCGACCGGAACGCCTCTACCGGCGGCAACGACAGGGGATGCGGCGCTTGCGCAGCAGCTCTATCTCGACGCCACCAAGGCACAACGCGCCGGCGACTGGGCGACGTACGGAGCCAAGATAACCGAACTCGGCAAGGTGCTAGAGCGCTTGGCTTCCGCTCGCGGCAGCAAGGCTGCGACCGCCACCAAGTAG